Part of the Sulfuricella denitrificans skB26 genome is shown below.
TGACCGAACCACCCGGAGAGTTGATGTAGAAGAAAATATCCTTGTCAGGATTGTCCGATTCCAGGAACAGCATCTGCGCCACGATCAGGTTGGCCGTCACATCATTGACAGGGCCCACCAGAAAAATCACCCGTTCCTTGAGCAGTCGAGAATAAATGTCGAATGCACGTTCGCCTCGCCCACTCTGCTCGATCACCATCGGGACCATACCCAGGTTTTGCGGCTCCCAGTTCTGACTATGAATCATTAATTATTCCCCATCAGTTCATCAAAGGCGGAATTAACTTCCACCACTTTGGCGCGTTCCAGCACCCATTTGACCACATTGTCTTCGATAACCAAAGATTCGACTGTGGCTAGGCGATTCGGTTCACCATAATACCAAGCCAGCACTTGCTCCGGTTGCTCATAGCTTTGCGCCAGCTCATTCACCAGTTCACGCACCTGCTCGGGCTTGGCCTGCAACTGGTTCGCATTAACCAGCTCAGACATGATTAAGCCAAGGCTGACGCGGCGGCGCGCCTGATCCTCGAACAAATTGGCCGGCAGCGAAATATCGCCGCTGGCGCTCAATCCACGGGCACGCAAATCTTCGCCTGCCTGCTGGCGGAGATGGTCGATCTCCATCTCGATCATAGATCTGGGCTGCTCGAACGGTGTCGCGTCGAGCAGAGCCTGCATCACGCGCTCCTTGACCCGGCCGTCAATGCGCTTTTTCACCTCGCGTTCCAGGTTGGCCTTGATTTCGCTGCGCATGGTTTCCAGATTGCCGTCCGATACACCCAGCGACTTGGCGAAATCCGCATCGACTTCCGGCAGTTTCGGCTCCGCCACCTGATTCAGCGTCACCGCAAAAGTCACGGTTTTCCCGGCTAGTTCCTTGGCATGATAATCATCTGGAAAGGTTAATTCAAACGATTTGCTCTCGCTTGCCGTCATGCCAAGGATAGCCTCTTCAAAATCCTTCAGCGTATGACCTTCGCCCAGCACCAGCTTATAATCCTTGGCCTGACCGCCCTGGAATTCTTCACCATTCAGGGTGCCGCGATAGTCGATCTCGACCTGATCGCCAGTTGCAGCTTTGCGCTTGGCCAGCACATAGCTCACGCGCTGCTTGCGCAGGATTTCGATAGTTTTATCAACCTCGGCATCACCAACCACCACCTGCGGGCGATCGATCGCTACCCCGCTGACATCACCTACCACTACATCAGGATAAACTTCGAAAGTCGCAGCAAATTGCAGATCCTTGGACTCGCCCTCGGCCGGCTTGGCCTCGATCCGTGGATAGCCTGCCACTTTCAGGTTCTGCGCCCTGACTGCTTCGGAAAAGTTTTTCTGCACCGCCTCACCCAGGACTTCCTGGCGTACCTGGCCACTGTACTGCTGCTCCACAATCTTCATCGGCACCTTGCCGGGACGGAAACCATCCATCTTGACCGTGCGCGCCAGCCGTTTCAGCCTGTTACCCACTTCCGCTTCCATACTGGCGAGCGAAACGGCCAGGTTAAGCGTGCGTTGCAGTGAGCTGGAGTTTTCCGTAGTCGTTTCCATTACCTGTCTATCCCTCTAAATTAATGACTGTTGCATGTCTGGTGCGAAAGGGGGGACTCGAACCCCCACACCTTGCGGCGCTGGAACCTAAATCCAGTGCGTCTACCAATTCCGCCACTTTCGCAAAAACCTATAGTGTAATATATTCAATGATCGGCTGTCAGCTTATCAGTTTCCAGCTTCACTTGTTCCGCGAGCCATCCTACCTGAAAATCCTATGCCTCAACACTATGAAAATTTTCCGGTGGCATCCTTTTTGTTGCCAAAACACCTTCGCCGCCCGATCAGCGTCATTTATGCTTTCGCCCGTACGGCAGATGATTTTGCCGATGAAGGCGATCTCGACGATGATGCGCGACTGGCTCTGCTTGACGGCTTTCGTGACGAACTGGACAAGATCGAAGCAGGCCTGCCGCCAGCAATTTCTCTGTTCCACGAGATCAAAGAGATCATCGACCTCCATCAGCTGCCATTGCAACCTTTCTACGACCTGCTCGACGCCTTTTCACAGGACGTCGTTAAAAAACGTTATGCCCATTTCAGCGAGGTAATGGATTACTGCCAGCGCTCCGCCAATCCGGTCGGCCTGCTGCTGCTACACCTTTACGGCGCAGCGACGGAACGCAACATCAGCTACTCGAACGCCATTTGCTCCAGTTTGCAGTTGATCAACTTCCTGCAGGATATCGCCATCGACTACCACGACAAGGACAGAATTTACCTGCCGCAGGATGAACTGGCAAAATACCGCATTTCTGAAACGCAAATCGCGCGCGGCGACAACAGCGGCCTGTGGAAACCCTTCATGCAATTCCAGATCGAGCGCACGCGCAAGTTGCTGCAGGCAGGCGCGCCGCTTGGCAGCGTACTGCGCGGCAGGATCGGCCTGGAAATGCGCATGATCATCATGGGTGGCGAAACCATACTCCGTAAGCTGCATAAATCCGACGGAGATATTTTCAATGACCGTCCGCTGATCAAGCCTGGCGACTGGATATTCATGCTGTATCGGGCACTGCGAAAAAAATGAAGGAAAACACCTTGACCCCTGACCAATACTGCCAGGAACGAGCCGCAAAAAGCGGATCCAGCTTCTATTACAGCTTCCTTTTCCTGCCGCCGCTCAAGCGTCGTGCGATCACCGCCCTGTATGCCTTCTGTCGCGAAGTGGACGATGTCGCTGACGAATGCCACGATATCGCAATCGCCCGCACCAAGCTTGCCTGGTGGCGCAATGAAGTCTCCAATTTCTTCGCCGACCGCCCCGAGCATCCCGTGGGGCAGGCCCTGGCGCCGCTGGTTCGGGAATTCGGCCTGCCCGCCGCGGAGTTCGATGAAATCATCACCGGCATGGAAATGGATCTGACCCAAAACCGCTATGCCGATTTCGACCAGCTCCAGCTCTACTGCCACCGTGTGGCGGGCGTAGTGGGACTACTTTCCGCACGCATTTTCGGATACCAGGATGCGCGCACTGAAGCCTACGCCCACGACCTCGGCCTAGCTTTCCAGCTCACCAACATTATCCGCGATGTCGGCGAAGATGCCAGACGCAACCGCATCTACCTGCCCCTGGACGAGCTGACCCGGTTCGGCGTCAGCGAAGCCGATATTCTGCATGGCCGTGAAACTGAAAATTTCATCAAACTGATGACGTTC
Proteins encoded:
- the hpnC gene encoding squalene synthase HpnC, coding for MPQHYENFPVASFLLPKHLRRPISVIYAFARTADDFADEGDLDDDARLALLDGFRDELDKIEAGLPPAISLFHEIKEIIDLHQLPLQPFYDLLDAFSQDVVKKRYAHFSEVMDYCQRSANPVGLLLLHLYGAATERNISYSNAICSSLQLINFLQDIAIDYHDKDRIYLPQDELAKYRISETQIARGDNSGLWKPFMQFQIERTRKLLQAGAPLGSVLRGRIGLEMRMIIMGGETILRKLHKSDGDIFNDRPLIKPGDWIFMLYRALRKK
- the hpnD gene encoding presqualene diphosphate synthase HpnD, which codes for MTPDQYCQERAAKSGSSFYYSFLFLPPLKRRAITALYAFCREVDDVADECHDIAIARTKLAWWRNEVSNFFADRPEHPVGQALAPLVREFGLPAAEFDEIITGMEMDLTQNRYADFDQLQLYCHRVAGVVGLLSARIFGYQDARTEAYAHDLGLAFQLTNIIRDVGEDARRNRIYLPLDELTRFGVSEADILHGRETENFIKLMTFQGERANHYYAQAFSELPMADRKSQRTGLIMAAIYHAVLDEVRQDGYHVLNQRISLTPLRKLWIAYRTWLKE
- the tig gene encoding trigger factor; the encoded protein is METTTENSSSLQRTLNLAVSLASMEAEVGNRLKRLARTVKMDGFRPGKVPMKIVEQQYSGQVRQEVLGEAVQKNFSEAVRAQNLKVAGYPRIEAKPAEGESKDLQFAATFEVYPDVVVGDVSGVAIDRPQVVVGDAEVDKTIEILRKQRVSYVLAKRKAATGDQVEIDYRGTLNGEEFQGGQAKDYKLVLGEGHTLKDFEEAILGMTASESKSFELTFPDDYHAKELAGKTVTFAVTLNQVAEPKLPEVDADFAKSLGVSDGNLETMRSEIKANLEREVKKRIDGRVKERVMQALLDATPFEQPRSMIEMEIDHLRQQAGEDLRARGLSASGDISLPANLFEDQARRRVSLGLIMSELVNANQLQAKPEQVRELVNELAQSYEQPEQVLAWYYGEPNRLATVESLVIEDNVVKWVLERAKVVEVNSAFDELMGNN